From uncultured Flavobacterium sp., one genomic window encodes:
- a CDS encoding biosynthetic peptidoglycan transglycosylase has protein sequence MTATKQKIFKALKILALLFVLLCIGLYYFRDSLLKQAIAKVTHKMAVDYNSTFSVKSASFDGLSGIKLTDVILVPKNADTLCHIQKIETSISLANLLIGNVQVGTLKVNNGYIQLVKKGNIRNFDAFLKKNKSDSDKNEKRKYAAFAYRIISKLLNLVPTDMDLKNLNFRIDDNGKKASIAINKLVLDNKQLETNLHVQSKDFDQRWNIKGFADPRNKKADIRFFNLDTGAIRVPYLDERYNLKASFDSIRLNVQNIDKDGSELHIDGFTSITNLKINHPKIAGKDVVIKNARFDYRFLLGSDFISIDSTSTMQLNKIKLHPYVSYNTEKDTVYTLKVNIPKMQAQNFIVSLPEGLFTHFQGMEATGNFEYKLDFKFNKNKPNTLVFDSKLNKENLKITKYGEADLNKLNGEFVYRAIIQNVLQRPVLVGNANPSYTPLDQISPYLRKCVLTTEDPSFFSHRGFINEAFKQSILKNIRTQKFSRGASTISMQLIKNVFLTREKTLSRKLEEILLVYILENNRVVSKERMLEVYFNIIEWGPNVYGIGEASHFYFQKSPSNLNVDECLFLATIIPKPRKFMYQFNDQGNLKDFAVKNQKFLRNLMFRRGLLIPEDTLGQLPVYISGNARSLIKIKAPDSTAIPVDSLGTDDEFDL, from the coding sequence ATGACAGCCACAAAACAAAAAATATTTAAAGCACTTAAAATACTTGCTCTGTTATTTGTTTTACTTTGTATTGGATTGTATTATTTTCGTGATTCGCTTTTAAAACAAGCTATCGCCAAAGTAACCCATAAAATGGCTGTCGATTATAACAGTACATTTTCTGTAAAATCAGCTTCATTTGATGGCTTATCAGGAATTAAACTGACCGATGTTATTCTGGTTCCAAAAAATGCTGATACACTTTGCCACATTCAAAAAATAGAAACCAGTATCAGTTTAGCCAATTTATTAATTGGAAATGTTCAAGTTGGAACTTTAAAAGTGAACAACGGATACATACAATTAGTTAAAAAAGGGAATATCCGTAATTTTGATGCTTTCCTGAAAAAAAACAAATCAGATTCTGATAAAAATGAAAAAAGAAAATACGCCGCTTTTGCGTATCGCATCATTTCAAAATTACTGAATTTGGTTCCGACTGATATGGATTTAAAAAATCTAAATTTCAGAATTGATGATAACGGCAAAAAAGCCTCTATTGCCATCAATAAACTTGTTCTGGACAACAAACAACTCGAAACCAATCTTCATGTTCAAAGCAAAGATTTCGATCAGCGCTGGAACATAAAAGGATTTGCCGATCCCAGAAACAAAAAAGCCGACATTCGGTTCTTTAATTTAGATACTGGCGCCATTAGAGTTCCTTATTTAGATGAACGTTACAACCTAAAAGCAAGTTTTGATTCGATTCGTTTAAATGTTCAAAACATAGACAAAGACGGAAGCGAATTGCATATTGATGGTTTTACTTCGATTACAAATTTAAAAATCAATCATCCAAAAATAGCCGGTAAAGATGTAGTCATTAAAAATGCTCGTTTTGATTATCGCTTTTTGTTAGGAAGTGATTTTATCTCGATTGACAGTACTTCGACGATGCAGTTGAATAAAATAAAATTGCATCCTTACGTTTCTTATAATACCGAAAAGGATACTGTTTATACTTTGAAAGTAAATATTCCGAAAATGCAGGCACAAAACTTTATCGTTTCATTGCCGGAAGGACTATTTACACATTTTCAGGGTATGGAAGCAACTGGAAATTTTGAATATAAACTGGATTTTAAATTCAATAAAAACAAACCAAATACTTTAGTTTTTGACAGTAAACTGAACAAAGAAAATTTAAAAATCACAAAATACGGTGAAGCCGATCTTAATAAACTAAACGGCGAATTTGTTTATCGCGCCATTATTCAAAATGTATTACAGCGTCCGGTTTTAGTTGGAAACGCGAATCCGAGTTATACACCTTTAGACCAAATTTCACCTTATTTACGAAAATGTGTTTTAACGACTGAAGATCCTTCATTCTTCTCACATCGTGGTTTTATCAATGAAGCTTTCAAACAATCTATTTTAAAGAATATCAGAACCCAAAAGTTCTCGCGTGGCGCCAGTACAATTAGCATGCAGTTAATCAAAAACGTTTTCCTGACGCGCGAAAAAACGCTTTCGCGAAAGCTGGAAGAAATTTTATTGGTTTACATCTTAGAAAACAATCGCGTTGTTAGCAAAGAAAGAATGCTGGAAGTGTATTTCAATATCATTGAATGGGGACCAAACGTGTACGGAATTGGCGAAGCGAGTCATTTTTATTTCCAAAAAAGCCCTTCTAATTTAAATGTTGATGAATGTTTGTTTTTGGCAACGATTATTCCGAAACCGAGAAAATTCATGTATCAGTTCAATGATCAGGGAAATTTGAAAGATTTTGCAGTGAAAAACCAAAAATTCTTAAGAAACTTAATGTTCCGACGTGGACTTTTAATCCCTGAAGATACACTTGGGCAATTGCCTGTTTATATTTCCGGAAATGCTCGATCGTTAATTAAGATAAAAGCTCCCGATTCGACAGCTATTCCAGTCGATTCATTGGGAACTGATGATGAATTTGATTTGTAA
- the radA gene encoding DNA repair protein RadA, translating into MSKVKTSFFCQNCGTQYAKWQGQCNACKEWNTIAEEIIQKQEKVAWKSEPASNGKAPRPLKINEIDSALEIRMDTTDGELNRVLGGGIVPGSLTLLGGEPGIGKSTLLLQISLKLPYKTLYVSGEESQKQIKMRAERITPNSDNCYILTETKTQNIFKQIEAIQPEIVIIDSIQTLHTDYIESTAGSISQIRETTAELIKFAKETNIPVILIGHITKDGNIAGPKILEHMVDTVLQFEGDRNHVYRILRSLKNRFGSTAELGIYEMLGSGLREVSNPSEILISHKDEEMSGTAIATTMEGMRPLMIEIQSLVSTAVYGTPQRSTTGYNAKRLNMILAVLEKRAGFRLGAKDVFLNVTGGISVDDPAIDLAVVAAILSSNEDISVTKGFCFAGEVGLSGEIRPVNRVDQRIQEAEKLGFTSIFVSKYNKIALKNTGIKIELVAKIEDVASILFG; encoded by the coding sequence ATGTCAAAAGTTAAAACTTCTTTTTTTTGTCAAAACTGCGGAACTCAATATGCCAAATGGCAAGGACAATGCAATGCCTGCAAAGAATGGAATACTATTGCGGAAGAAATTATTCAGAAACAGGAAAAAGTAGCCTGGAAAAGTGAACCAGCTTCAAACGGTAAAGCGCCTCGTCCGTTAAAAATTAACGAAATTGATTCGGCTCTGGAAATCCGTATGGACACAACCGACGGTGAATTAAATCGCGTTCTTGGCGGCGGAATCGTTCCGGGATCCCTGACGCTTTTGGGCGGTGAACCGGGAATTGGAAAAAGTACACTTTTACTTCAAATATCATTAAAGTTACCTTATAAAACACTTTATGTTTCTGGTGAAGAAAGTCAGAAGCAAATAAAAATGCGTGCCGAAAGAATAACGCCAAATAGCGATAATTGCTATATTTTGACGGAAACTAAAACGCAAAATATATTCAAGCAAATTGAAGCGATTCAGCCTGAAATTGTCATTATCGACTCGATTCAGACTTTACATACCGATTATATTGAATCTACAGCAGGAAGTATTTCTCAAATTAGAGAAACTACTGCCGAACTGATAAAATTTGCCAAAGAAACCAATATTCCCGTTATTTTAATTGGACATATTACAAAAGATGGAAACATCGCCGGACCAAAAATCCTCGAGCACATGGTCGACACGGTTTTACAATTTGAAGGCGATCGAAATCATGTTTACAGAATCCTGCGTTCCTTAAAAAACCGTTTTGGCTCAACTGCCGAATTGGGAATTTATGAGATGTTAGGTAGCGGTTTGCGAGAAGTAAGCAATCCGTCCGAAATATTGATTTCGCACAAAGACGAAGAAATGTCGGGAACTGCAATCGCTACAACCATGGAAGGAATGCGTCCGTTGATGATCGAAATACAATCGTTGGTAAGTACGGCGGTTTATGGAACTCCACAGCGCAGCACCACTGGCTACAACGCCAAAAGGCTAAACATGATTCTGGCAGTTTTAGAAAAAAGAGCCGGATTCCGTTTAGGAGCAAAAGACGTTTTCCTGAATGTTACTGGAGGAATTTCTGTAGATGATCCTGCAATTGACCTTGCGGTTGTTGCTGCTATTTTATCGTCAAACGAAGATATTTCGGTAACAAAAGGTTTCTGTTTTGCGGGTGAAGTTGGACTTTCAGGCGAAATTCGACCTGTAAATCGTGTAGATCAGAGAATTCAGGAAGCTGAAAAATTAGGATTCACTTCTATATTTGTATCTAAATACAATAAAATTGCCTTAAAAAATACAGGAATCAAGATTGAGCTTGTTGCAAAAATTGAAGATGTTGCCAGTATTTTATTTGGTTAA
- a CDS encoding alpha/beta hydrolase-fold protein has product MKKVYLLFIFISISAFSQKTFDNIQSEKLGEERRITIGLPASYESNPDKKYPVLYLLDGDYLFDPFSGALSYGTYWDDLPEMIIIGVHQNKNGEREDDSTIDQNTGLPFEKGAKFFEFIGAELVPYIEKKYRTSPFRVIAGHDITASFINFYLYKEEPLFNAYICLSPELAPKMEVRIPEKFAKVTQPFFYYLSAADGDIKKIKEPIEKLDSNIKIANNPLVSYKYELFKGTTHYTEVLHSIPSALYQIFEVYRPINSAEYNEKIAVLETGYADYLQNKYDMMSKVLGVQIPVRMSDFKVIENIILKKNAYDELGRMAEIGNVNYPKAMLGEYELGLMYEKMGDPKHAAKKYQNASQMEPIGDLNKDLMYEKIDEMNTLAKKTK; this is encoded by the coding sequence ATGAAAAAAGTTTACTTACTATTTATCTTTATTTCAATTTCTGCTTTCTCACAGAAAACATTCGACAACATTCAATCTGAGAAACTTGGAGAAGAAAGAAGAATAACCATCGGACTTCCCGCTTCTTATGAATCTAATCCAGACAAAAAATACCCTGTTCTTTATTTATTAGACGGCGATTATTTATTCGATCCATTTTCCGGAGCTTTAAGTTACGGAACCTATTGGGACGATTTGCCTGAGATGATTATTATTGGCGTTCACCAAAATAAAAACGGAGAACGCGAAGACGACTCAACAATTGATCAAAATACAGGTTTGCCTTTTGAAAAAGGAGCCAAGTTTTTTGAATTTATCGGAGCTGAATTAGTTCCTTATATCGAAAAAAAATACCGCACATCTCCTTTCAGAGTTATTGCCGGTCATGATATTACAGCAAGTTTTATCAATTTCTATTTGTATAAAGAAGAACCGCTTTTTAACGCTTATATCTGTTTAAGCCCGGAACTTGCCCCAAAAATGGAAGTTCGTATTCCGGAGAAATTTGCAAAAGTAACACAACCTTTCTTCTATTATCTTTCTGCTGCCGATGGCGACATCAAGAAAATCAAAGAACCTATAGAAAAATTGGACAGCAATATTAAAATCGCAAATAATCCGTTAGTAAGTTATAAATACGAATTATTTAAAGGAACAACTCATTACACAGAAGTTCTTCATTCGATTCCAAGTGCATTGTATCAGATTTTTGAAGTTTACAGACCAATAAATTCTGCCGAGTACAATGAGAAAATTGCCGTTCTTGAAACCGGATATGCTGATTATCTTCAAAACAAATACGACATGATGTCTAAAGTTTTGGGAGTTCAAATTCCCGTAAGAATGAGTGATTTTAAAGTAATCGAAAATATTATCTTAAAGAAAAATGCATACGACGAGTTAGGAAGAATGGCAGAAATTGGAAACGTAAATTACCCAAAAGCCATGCTTGGAGAATATGAATTGGGATTAATGTATGAGAAAATGGGCGATCCTAAACATGCCGCAAAAAAATATCAAAATGCTTCGCAAATGGAGCCAATTGGTGATTTGAATAAAGATTTGATGTACGAGAAAATCGACGAGATGAATACCCTTGCAAAAAAGACCAAATAA
- the panD gene encoding aspartate 1-decarboxylase: MQIQVIKSKIHRVKVTGADLNYIGSITIDETLLEASNIIEGEKVAIVNINNGERFETYAIKGIKNSGEITLNGPAARKVQKDDIIIIISYATLEFEEAKTFKPWIIFPNENDNSLT, encoded by the coding sequence ATGCAAATTCAAGTTATAAAATCTAAAATTCATCGTGTAAAAGTAACTGGAGCTGATTTAAATTATATTGGCAGTATTACTATTGACGAAACATTACTGGAAGCCTCAAACATTATTGAAGGCGAAAAAGTAGCTATTGTAAACATCAATAATGGAGAACGTTTTGAAACTTATGCCATTAAAGGAATAAAAAATTCAGGCGAAATAACCCTGAATGGTCCTGCGGCAAGAAAAGTTCAAAAAGACGATATTATTATCATTATATCCTATGCAACCCTGGAATTTGAAGAAGCTAAAACCTTCAAACCATGGATCATTTTCCCTAATGAAAACGATAATTCGCTAACCTAA
- the panC gene encoding pantoate--beta-alanine ligase, whose translation MFALNFNNTGMHIFYGKVALIAYLKTIKTANSTIGFVPTMGALHQGHLALMQRSLKENDDTVVSIFVNPTQFNNPEDLEKYPRTLEEDVKKMRGLSDKMILYAPSVDDIYEGHTISQSFDFDGLENQMEGKFRPGHFNGVGTIVKRLFEIVTPTNAYFGEKDFQQLQIVKKMVEKNHLPVNVVGCPIFREENQLAMSSRNERLTPEERKEASIIYKVLTEAKEIFQTNTPEETIAFVENSFKDNERFDLEYFVIADESTLLPIDHKTKDKNYRAFIAVFVNSIRLIDTISLN comes from the coding sequence ATGTTTGCACTAAATTTTAATAATACTGGCATGCATATTTTCTACGGTAAAGTAGCTTTGATAGCTTATTTAAAAACTATCAAAACCGCAAATTCAACCATCGGATTTGTACCAACAATGGGCGCTTTACATCAGGGGCATTTAGCTTTAATGCAAAGATCACTTAAAGAAAATGACGACACTGTTGTGAGTATTTTTGTCAATCCAACGCAATTCAATAATCCCGAAGATCTCGAAAAATACCCGAGAACACTTGAAGAAGACGTAAAAAAAATGCGAGGATTAAGTGACAAAATGATTTTATATGCTCCTTCTGTTGATGATATTTATGAAGGACACACTATTTCGCAATCTTTTGACTTTGACGGATTAGAAAATCAGATGGAAGGGAAATTCAGACCCGGACATTTTAACGGAGTCGGAACCATCGTAAAACGTCTGTTTGAGATCGTTACGCCAACAAATGCTTATTTTGGAGAAAAAGATTTCCAGCAATTACAAATTGTCAAGAAAATGGTCGAAAAGAACCATTTGCCAGTAAATGTAGTTGGTTGCCCTATTTTTAGAGAAGAAAATCAACTGGCAATGAGTTCTCGAAATGAACGCTTAACTCCCGAAGAAAGAAAAGAAGCATCAATTATTTACAAAGTTTTAACTGAAGCTAAAGAAATATTCCAGACCAATACTCCGGAAGAAACCATCGCTTTTGTAGAAAATTCTTTCAAAGACAACGAACGATTTGACCTCGAATATTTTGTTATTGCTGACGAATCCACATTATTACCTATAGATCATAAAACTAAAGACAAAAATTACCGTGCATTTATAGCGGTATTTGTTAATTCTATAAGGTTGATTGACACCATTTCATTAAATTAA
- a CDS encoding glycogen/starch synthase produces MKDKRILYVSSEVVPYLAENEVSLMSYDVPKMINDQGGQIRIFMPRYGNINERRHQLHEVIRLSGMNLVVNDLDMPLIIKVASIPKERIQVYFIDNDEYFKRKATFADEEGVLYPDNDERAIFFAKGVVETVKKLNWVPDIIHVHGWLAAMLPIYMKHYYKNEALFSETKIVTSVYGQSFDENLDLEMINKVKFDGVPHDSVVDLEIPNYENILKASILHSDAVIIASENVSPSLTKFIESSGKPFLPFATKDAFAEAYTNFYKTMGL; encoded by the coding sequence ATGAAAGATAAGAGGATATTATATGTATCATCTGAAGTCGTGCCTTATTTGGCTGAAAATGAGGTTTCTTTAATGTCTTATGACGTTCCAAAAATGATTAACGATCAAGGAGGTCAGATAAGAATTTTCATGCCAAGATATGGAAATATCAACGAAAGAAGACACCAATTACATGAAGTTATTAGACTTTCAGGAATGAATTTGGTAGTGAATGACTTAGATATGCCATTGATTATTAAGGTAGCTTCGATTCCGAAAGAAAGAATTCAGGTTTATTTTATCGATAATGATGAATATTTTAAGCGTAAAGCAACTTTTGCTGACGAAGAAGGTGTTTTGTATCCTGATAATGACGAGAGAGCAATATTTTTTGCAAAAGGAGTTGTTGAGACCGTAAAAAAACTGAATTGGGTTCCGGATATTATTCATGTTCACGGTTGGTTGGCTGCTATGTTGCCAATTTACATGAAACATTACTATAAAAATGAAGCTTTATTTTCTGAAACTAAGATTGTAACCTCCGTTTATGGGCAGTCTTTTGATGAAAATTTAGATTTGGAAATGATAAACAAGGTAAAATTTGACGGCGTTCCACACGATTCTGTTGTTGATTTAGAAATACCAAATTACGAAAATATCTTAAAGGCTAGTATCTTACATTCTGATGCCGTGATTATAGCATCTGAAAATGTATCTCCAAGTTTAACAAAATTTATAGAATCTTCAGGAAAACCTTTTTTACCTTTCGCCACGAAAGATGCATTCGCTGAAGCGTATACAAATTTCTATAAAACGATGGGTCTTTAA
- a CDS encoding DUF4270 domain-containing protein, whose translation MYNTSFIKKILLAATVVLLYSCDKDFNAIGEELIGDNHFDLVPEQYDVLAYNQEVTPVQSSALPFYELGIYDNPVFGTTTSNFVSQVGLVTYAPTIGEAPVIESAVLTVPYFSHITAADTNGGSIYALDSIYGSKPNIGKIKLSVYESGAQMYTSEFNGGSQFAKLYYTYQDSNPAPEDVNFNTKKLGNRLNDSITADKSQNDNFFFDATQTKVVVDPTAAVKTYTYSAPQMRLYLNKAFFQAKILNAPASKLASQDVFQEYFRGLYFQVEKAADGSPTNMAMLDFLKSGGPAKITITYKAKTAITTDPDATTEEKTLVINLTGAAAGLQTDAKDPTYQAAIADRLDKDKTGDDRLYLKGGQGSVAVIELKDFASQLDQIRAKKWLVNEANLVFYIDADKMKTAEREPKRVYLYDLDNNTIIADYVDNTTSLDPKDPKANRTVFGGILNVDATTKRGTSYKVRITKHIRNLIKDATIKNVRLGLAVTEGIDVTASNKLKLKNNVISEAPRGSVMGPLGTILYGGTSNVSADKKLKLEIYYTKPN comes from the coding sequence ATGTACAATACTTCTTTTATTAAGAAAATTCTATTAGCTGCAACAGTTGTTCTTTTGTATTCTTGCGATAAAGATTTTAACGCTATTGGTGAGGAATTAATAGGTGATAATCATTTTGATTTAGTTCCGGAGCAATATGATGTTCTGGCATATAATCAGGAAGTGACCCCGGTTCAGTCAAGCGCATTACCATTTTATGAATTAGGTATTTATGATAATCCTGTTTTTGGAACTACAACTTCAAATTTTGTTTCTCAAGTTGGATTGGTTACTTATGCACCAACTATAGGAGAAGCTCCAGTTATAGAAAGTGCTGTGCTTACGGTACCTTATTTTAGTCATATAACTGCTGCCGACACTAATGGAGGGAGTATTTATGCTTTGGATTCTATTTATGGTTCAAAGCCAAATATAGGAAAAATTAAACTTAGTGTTTATGAGTCCGGAGCGCAGATGTATACTAGTGAATTTAATGGTGGTTCTCAGTTTGCTAAGCTGTATTATACTTATCAGGACTCAAATCCAGCTCCAGAGGATGTAAATTTTAACACTAAAAAGCTTGGAAATCGATTAAATGATTCTATCACTGCTGATAAATCGCAGAATGATAATTTCTTTTTTGATGCAACACAGACGAAAGTAGTAGTAGATCCAACTGCTGCCGTAAAAACTTATACATATTCTGCTCCCCAAATGCGTTTATATTTAAACAAAGCTTTTTTTCAAGCCAAAATTTTAAATGCGCCAGCATCAAAACTTGCATCGCAGGATGTTTTTCAGGAGTATTTTAGAGGATTGTATTTTCAGGTTGAAAAAGCAGCAGATGGTAGTCCAACTAATATGGCAATGCTTGACTTTTTGAAATCAGGTGGTCCGGCAAAAATTACGATAACGTATAAAGCAAAAACGGCGATTACAACTGATCCTGATGCTACGACAGAAGAAAAAACTTTAGTTATTAATTTAACTGGAGCAGCTGCAGGCTTACAGACGGATGCTAAAGATCCTACGTATCAGGCTGCAATAGCAGATAGGCTTGATAAGGATAAGACTGGTGATGACAGACTTTATCTAAAAGGAGGTCAGGGATCGGTAGCGGTTATTGAATTAAAAGATTTTGCTTCGCAATTAGATCAAATTAGAGCTAAAAAGTGGTTAGTTAATGAAGCTAACTTGGTTTTTTATATTGATGCAGATAAAATGAAAACTGCTGAAAGAGAGCCAAAAAGAGTATATTTATATGATCTTGATAATAATACCATTATTGCTGATTATGTAGATAATACGACTAGTTTAGATCCTAAAGATCCTAAGGCTAACAGAACTGTTTTTGGTGGGATCTTAAATGTTGATGCAACTACCAAACGAGGAACAAGTTATAAAGTTAGAATTACAAAACACATTAGAAATCTTATAAAAGATGCTACTATAAAAAATGTTCGATTGGGCTTAGCAGTAACTGAAGGAATTGATGTAACTGCCTCGAACAAGTTAAAGTTGAAAAACAACGTTATTTCAGAGGCGCCAAGAGGTTCAGTTATGGGGCCTTTAGGAACGATTTTGTACGGTGGAACTTCTAATGTTTCTGCTGATAAAAAATTAAAACTAGAAATTTACTACACGAAACCAAATTAA
- the glmS gene encoding glutamine--fructose-6-phosphate transaminase (isomerizing): MCGIVGYIGHREAYPIIIKGLKRLEYRGYDSAGVMLYDDRDGVKVCKTKGKVSDLEEKAKDNFTTNGTIGIGHTRWATHGVPNDVNSHPHLSNSGELVIIHNGIIENYAPLKEELIKRGYTFKSDTDTEVLVNLIEEVQKNENLKLGKAVQVALNQVVGAYAIAVFDKKTPNEIVAARLGSPLAIGVGEGEFFIASDASPFIEYTSNAIYLEDGEMANIRLHKPLKVRKIKDDSLVDPYIQQLQMNLEQIEKGGYDHFMLKEIYEQPSVIKDTYRGRLHANEGIVQMAGVEDNLEKFLNAKRILIVACGTSWHAGLVAEYIFEEFTRIPVEVEYASEFRYRNPIINKDDVVIAISQSGETADTMAAIKLAKENGAFVFGVCNVVGSSISRESHAGAYTHAGPEIGVASTKAFTTQITVLTMIALRLGKAKGTLSNTDFHTYLQELEIIPEKVAEALETNDRAKEIAAIFKDAPNCLYLGRGYNFPVALEGALKLKEISYIHAEGYPAAEMKHGPIALIDEHMPVIVIAPKQGHYDKIVSNIQEIKSRSGKIIAVVTKGDTQVCELADYVIEIPETSDALSPLITTIPLQLLSYYIAVMRGCNVDQPRNLAKSVTVE; this comes from the coding sequence ATGTGTGGAATTGTTGGATATATCGGTCATAGAGAGGCGTATCCTATTATTATCAAAGGATTAAAACGACTCGAATACAGAGGATATGATAGTGCTGGTGTTATGTTGTATGATGACCGGGACGGTGTAAAAGTTTGTAAAACAAAAGGTAAAGTATCTGATCTTGAAGAAAAGGCAAAAGATAATTTTACTACAAACGGAACTATAGGAATTGGGCATACTCGTTGGGCTACACATGGAGTTCCAAATGATGTAAACTCACATCCGCATCTTTCAAACTCTGGAGAGTTGGTTATTATTCATAATGGAATCATTGAGAATTATGCGCCGCTTAAAGAAGAATTAATTAAAAGAGGTTATACTTTTAAATCAGATACAGATACAGAAGTTTTAGTGAACTTAATTGAAGAAGTTCAGAAAAACGAAAACCTAAAATTGGGTAAAGCGGTTCAGGTTGCTTTAAATCAGGTTGTAGGTGCTTATGCAATTGCTGTTTTTGATAAAAAGACTCCAAACGAAATTGTTGCCGCAAGACTAGGAAGTCCATTGGCAATTGGTGTTGGAGAAGGAGAATTTTTTATTGCTTCTGATGCTTCACCGTTTATTGAATATACTTCGAATGCTATTTATCTTGAAGATGGCGAAATGGCAAATATCAGATTGCACAAGCCTCTTAAAGTTAGAAAAATAAAAGACGACTCATTAGTAGATCCTTATATTCAGCAGCTTCAAATGAATTTGGAGCAAATTGAAAAAGGAGGTTATGATCACTTTATGCTTAAAGAAATCTATGAGCAGCCAAGTGTAATAAAAGATACTTACAGAGGAAGACTTCATGCAAATGAAGGAATTGTTCAAATGGCAGGTGTTGAGGATAATCTTGAAAAATTTCTGAATGCTAAACGGATTCTAATCGTGGCTTGTGGTACTTCATGGCACGCAGGATTGGTTGCAGAGTATATTTTTGAAGAGTTTACCCGTATTCCTGTTGAAGTAGAATATGCTTCTGAGTTTAGATACAGAAATCCAATTATCAATAAAGACGATGTTGTTATCGCTATTTCTCAATCTGGAGAAACTGCAGATACGATGGCGGCTATTAAATTGGCAAAAGAAAACGGTGCTTTCGTTTTTGGAGTTTGTAATGTAGTAGGTTCTTCTATTTCAAGAGAAAGTCATGCTGGTGCATACACACACGCAGGACCGGAAATTGGAGTTGCTTCGACTAAAGCTTTTACAACACAAATTACAGTTTTGACTATGATTGCCTTGAGATTAGGAAAAGCAAAAGGAACGCTATCAAATACTGATTTTCATACTTACTTACAAGAATTAGAGATAATCCCTGAAAAAGTTGCTGAAGCATTAGAAACAAACGACAGAGCAAAAGAAATAGCAGCTATTTTTAAAGATGCTCCAAACTGTTTGTACTTAGGTCGTGGTTATAATTTCCCAGTTGCATTAGAAGGTGCTTTAAAACTTAAAGAGATCTCTTATATCCATGCAGAAGGTTATCCTGCTGCCGAAATGAAACATGGTCCTATTGCGCTGATTGATGAGCATATGCCGGTTATTGTTATTGCTCCTAAACAAGGGCATTATGATAAAATTGTAAGTAACATTCAAGAGATAAAATCCAGAAGTGGTAAAATTATTGCTGTAGTTACTAAAGGTGATACACAAGTTTGTGAATTAGCCGATTATGTAATTGAGATTCCGGAAACTTCAGATGCGTTGTCTCCATTAATTACAACTATACCTTTGCAATTGCTGTCTTATTACATTGCAGTTATGAGAGGTTGTAATGTTGACCAGCCACGTAACTTAGCAAAATCAGTTACTGTAGAATAA
- a CDS encoding T9SS type A sorting domain-containing protein: MKITVPFFILLFSFSATAQQKVIFGYDAAGNQVLRELCLSDCGTTAKQATDIKEIEALTADDLLKFSPEDVISYYPNPVKEELYLQWQLAQDNYVSSIYVYSVTGQVLRTYQVNERTNALNIPFQGYATGVYLVLLSYKDGGEKSIKIIKQ; this comes from the coding sequence ATGAAAATAACTGTACCCTTTTTTATACTTCTATTTAGTTTCTCCGCAACTGCACAACAAAAAGTAATTTTTGGTTATGATGCTGCCGGAAATCAGGTTTTAAGAGAATTGTGCTTGTCAGATTGCGGTACAACTGCAAAACAAGCAACTGATATAAAAGAAATAGAAGCTTTAACAGCTGATGATTTACTAAAGTTTTCGCCCGAAGACGTTATCTCCTACTACCCAAATCCAGTAAAGGAAGAGCTGTACTTGCAATGGCAATTAGCACAGGATAATTATGTGAGTTCTATTTATGTGTATTCAGTTACGGGACAAGTTTTAAGAACATATCAGGTAAACGAACGAACTAATGCGTTAAATATTCCTTTTCAGGGTTACGCAACGGGTGTTTATCTTGTTTTGCTTTCGTACAAAGACGGAGGAGAGAAGTCTATTAAAATCATCAAACAATAA